A stretch of the Amycolatopsis sp. BJA-103 genome encodes the following:
- a CDS encoding tRNA-dependent cyclodipeptide synthase: protein MLRPQPLTEHCTDPLARAEHVCIGVSPFNSYFTVDRIADLARWAMSAFQGFHFFVPDGPSAFTLEALGYDPVRAAQKAQRQGNYTRNKIVRALQQVCPSDPHTLILDAAVLETDRAYLGLLSEAHQRFATDPEFSEQCLGATGWVLDRRLPEGEHPSRDQLRSAVRYFLAELPMFVGTVAVAGVESSVFAYHQRVGFLERLYRGELSWRPLPGQGFVVLEQAVPERAE from the coding sequence TTGCTGCGACCACAGCCGCTCACCGAGCATTGTACCGATCCGCTGGCGCGCGCCGAGCACGTTTGCATCGGCGTCAGCCCGTTCAACAGCTATTTCACCGTGGACCGGATCGCCGATCTCGCCCGCTGGGCCATGTCGGCCTTTCAGGGCTTTCATTTCTTCGTCCCGGACGGGCCGTCCGCGTTCACCCTCGAAGCCCTCGGCTACGACCCGGTTCGCGCGGCGCAGAAGGCGCAGCGGCAAGGCAACTACACGCGCAACAAGATCGTCCGGGCGTTGCAGCAGGTCTGCCCGTCGGATCCGCACACCCTGATCCTGGACGCCGCGGTGCTCGAAACCGATCGCGCGTACCTCGGCCTGCTTTCCGAGGCACACCAGCGGTTCGCCACCGACCCGGAGTTCTCCGAGCAGTGCCTCGGCGCCACCGGCTGGGTGCTGGACCGGCGGCTGCCCGAAGGCGAACACCCCAGCCGTGACCAGCTGCGCAGCGCGGTCCGGTACTTCCTGGCCGAGTTGCCGATGTTCGTCGGCACCGTCGCGGTCGCCGGGGTCGAAAGCTCCGTTTTCGCCTACCACCAGCGGGTCGGGTTCCTCGAACGGCTGTACCGCGGCGAACTCTCCTGGCGGCCACTGCCGGGTCAGGGATTCGTCGTCCTCGAACAAGCCGTCCCGGAACGGGCGGAGTGA
- a CDS encoding LysR family transcriptional regulator, giving the protein MICEIASSGSLNRAAAGLGLGQPALSHQLRRIERMVGGSLFHRDQHGVRPTELGSLILRRARAIVLTFDELELDFHRQEPEVGESVRIGWNDSAITGSLLGGLRDLRPGEPFRTRADTSRTRLLAQVANRGIDLALIMICGGRGLPVPPEVRTMTLVREPSFVAVPSGHPLADAEEIELTELAGEDWIVSSGGDGCRVVFREMCLAHGFDPRITHDVDIDTAREDLVSGGYGVGLVQPTRPPSDGLVIRPLAGAPMCVRHVLAWREDGPCAPRVRELAGEATAGYWQLAERTAPYRTWLHRHGRLAAG; this is encoded by the coding sequence GTGATCTGTGAAATCGCTTCCTCGGGCAGTCTCAACCGTGCCGCGGCCGGGCTGGGGCTCGGGCAGCCTGCGCTCAGCCACCAGTTGCGCCGGATCGAGCGGATGGTCGGCGGCTCACTGTTCCACCGCGACCAGCACGGGGTGCGGCCGACCGAACTCGGTTCCCTGATCCTGCGGCGGGCGCGCGCGATCGTGCTCACCTTCGACGAACTGGAGCTCGACTTCCACCGCCAGGAACCGGAAGTCGGCGAATCGGTCAGAATCGGCTGGAACGACAGCGCCATCACGGGTTCGCTGCTCGGCGGGCTGCGCGACCTGCGTCCGGGTGAACCGTTCCGCACGCGCGCGGACACCTCCCGCACCCGGCTGCTCGCGCAGGTCGCGAACCGCGGCATCGACCTCGCGCTGATCATGATCTGCGGCGGGCGTGGGCTGCCGGTGCCGCCGGAGGTGCGGACCATGACCCTGGTCAGGGAACCGTCGTTCGTCGCGGTCCCGTCCGGGCATCCGCTCGCCGACGCCGAGGAGATCGAACTCACCGAACTGGCGGGCGAGGACTGGATCGTGTCGAGCGGGGGCGACGGCTGCCGGGTCGTGTTCCGCGAAATGTGTCTCGCGCACGGTTTCGACCCCAGGATCACCCACGACGTGGACATCGACACCGCGCGGGAAGACCTGGTCAGCGGCGGCTACGGCGTCGGACTGGTCCAGCCGACCCGGCCGCCGTCGGACGGCCTGGTCATCCGGCCGCTGGCGGGGGCGCCGATGTGCGTGCGGCACGTGCTGGCCTGGCGGGAGGACGGCCCGTGCGCGCCCCGCGTCCGGGAACTCGCGGGCGAGGCGACGGCGGGGTACTGGCAGCTGGCCGAACGGACGGCGCCGTACCGGACCTGGCTGCACCGGCACGGGCGGCTGGCCGCCGGCTGA
- a CDS encoding rhodanese-like domain-containing protein, whose translation MLPLISRTELLSRMEAGSVVVVDTMPAAYFEKEHLPEARNIPGFPYEQAAEFTDHLAPTVLPDKTAAIVVYCANTPCRNSEFVGRRLLELGYTNVRKYREGIEDWVSNGLPTGSSS comes from the coding sequence ATGCTGCCGTTGATCTCTCGTACGGAACTGCTCTCCCGAATGGAGGCCGGGTCTGTGGTGGTGGTCGACACGATGCCGGCCGCCTATTTCGAAAAGGAGCATCTCCCGGAAGCGCGCAACATTCCGGGATTCCCGTACGAACAGGCCGCCGAATTCACCGATCACCTGGCACCGACGGTGCTCCCGGACAAGACCGCCGCGATCGTCGTCTATTGCGCGAACACGCCGTGCCGCAACAGTGAATTCGTCGGACGGCGGCTGCTGGAGCTCGGGTACACGAACGTCCGCAAGTACCGCGAAGGCATCGAAGACTGGGTCTCGAACGGTTTGCCGACCGGTTCTTCGTCCTGA
- a CDS encoding thioredoxin family protein codes for MSKCKRFVCVLAGVLALITGFGSGVASAAPSPTAENVMVVTSANYAEVMNISKQKLVIMDFGATWCPPCRQMKPVIERLAGEYGGKFLLGEVDVDRSRDLSSRYNIQYLPTLVGVRNSAELPSSRNIGYPGEAKLRAWINAQLAKG; via the coding sequence TTGTCCAAATGCAAACGATTCGTCTGCGTGCTGGCCGGCGTGCTGGCGCTCATCACCGGTTTCGGCTCCGGCGTCGCTTCGGCCGCGCCGTCACCGACGGCCGAGAACGTGATGGTGGTGACGTCCGCCAACTACGCCGAGGTCATGAACATCTCGAAGCAGAAGCTGGTCATCATGGACTTCGGCGCGACCTGGTGCCCGCCGTGCCGCCAGATGAAGCCGGTCATCGAACGGCTCGCCGGTGAGTACGGCGGCAAGTTCCTGCTCGGCGAGGTCGACGTCGACCGCAGCCGGGACCTCTCCAGCCGGTACAACATCCAGTATCTCCCGACGCTGGTCGGGGTCCGCAACAGCGCGGAACTGCCGTCCTCCCGGAACATCGGCTACCCCGGCGAAGCGAAGCTGCGCGCCTGGATCAACGCTCAGTTGGCGAAGGGCTGA
- a CDS encoding alpha/beta fold hydrolase, whose amino-acid sequence MEGSLVVIQRDGLITFGGDGPPIVLLHGLMGRATTWWRVARRLEPYGRVHGLDARGHGRGPRGGPWRTERFADDVAAVLKTFDEPAVLIGHSMGGLHAWVTAATHPGLVRAVVCEDFAPDQRGRTVDDWRGHFESWPVPFRSLAHVREFFGDTGDYFIECVEEREDGYHLIASLPDLYEIAAEWGRRDFWEYVERLRCPLLAIEGERTAMPHGQQAELAARVPGGLGRHIVVEGAGHVVHEEAPETYLGAVEAFLSDVIG is encoded by the coding sequence ATGGAGGGGAGCTTAGTGGTGATTCAGCGCGACGGGTTGATCACTTTCGGCGGTGACGGGCCGCCGATCGTCCTCCTGCACGGGCTGATGGGCAGGGCCACGACGTGGTGGCGGGTCGCGCGAAGGCTCGAACCGTACGGGCGTGTCCACGGTCTCGACGCGCGCGGGCACGGACGCGGACCACGTGGCGGCCCCTGGCGCACCGAGCGGTTCGCCGACGACGTCGCCGCGGTCCTGAAGACCTTCGACGAGCCCGCGGTCCTGATCGGACATTCGATGGGCGGCCTGCACGCGTGGGTCACCGCGGCGACGCATCCCGGCCTCGTCCGCGCGGTGGTCTGCGAGGACTTCGCGCCGGACCAGCGCGGGCGGACCGTCGACGACTGGCGCGGCCACTTCGAATCCTGGCCGGTCCCGTTCCGGTCACTGGCCCACGTGCGCGAATTCTTCGGCGACACCGGCGACTATTTCATCGAATGCGTCGAAGAACGCGAAGACGGTTATCACCTGATCGCCTCGCTCCCCGATCTGTACGAGATCGCGGCGGAATGGGGACGGCGGGATTTCTGGGAGTACGTCGAACGCCTCCGATGCCCGCTGCTGGCGATCGAAGGCGAACGGACGGCGATGCCGCACGGGCAGCAGGCCGAACTCGCGGCCCGCGTGCCCGGCGGCCTCGGCCGTCACATCGTCGTCGAGGGCGCCGGGCACGTCGTGCACGAAGAGGCCCCGGAGACCTACCTAGGTGCCGTCGAAGCGTTTCTCTCCGACGTCATCGGGTAG
- a CDS encoding M1 family metallopeptidase, protein MRSRVPAAGLVLGVICALIIGCSADPPPAAPPPPPPMNPTPGAAGAGDPYYPMDGNGGYDAVEYQVGITYDPAKGRLDGDTTVTAKATQDLNRYNLDLRGLTVQSVEVEGKPAKFAREGEFELVVTPAEPIRNGTTFRTKVVYGGDPSATPKAGGSENGWQKSKDGGAFIVGEPHSASFWYPVNETPRDKAMFNLTARVPDGWTVISNGREIQKTSANGWSTTSWQERTPVAAYLTTVAIDKFTVDRMSLPDGTPLVNAYAPGAEDRRDTGRRLPEIIGFLTSKFGPYPVDAAGGIYLDEDIHFSLETQTRPTYAKWADLITVVHETAHQWFGDSVTLNSWSDICLNECLASYAQWLWQESRDGQNLDDRYRAALEIMRGSPDFWTPKLVGMGAGKEFHGVYDKGILAIHALRRKIGEGAFARLLKEWPAAYRNANASWADFEAFTIKLSEQDLRPFFDAWFHGTVIPPDAELLPGTLRG, encoded by the coding sequence ATGCGCAGCCGTGTCCCCGCCGCCGGTCTGGTCCTGGGGGTCATCTGCGCCCTGATTATCGGGTGCAGTGCCGATCCTCCCCCGGCGGCGCCCCCACCACCGCCGCCGATGAATCCGACGCCGGGTGCCGCGGGCGCGGGTGATCCGTACTACCCGATGGACGGAAACGGCGGTTACGACGCGGTCGAATACCAGGTCGGAATCACTTACGACCCCGCGAAAGGGCGTCTCGACGGCGACACCACGGTGACCGCGAAAGCGACCCAAGACCTCAATCGGTACAACTTGGACTTACGCGGCTTGACTGTCCAATCCGTTGAAGTGGAGGGAAAACCGGCGAAGTTCGCCCGGGAGGGCGAATTCGAGCTGGTGGTGACGCCCGCCGAACCGATCCGGAACGGGACCACCTTCCGCACGAAGGTCGTCTACGGCGGCGACCCTTCGGCGACCCCCAAGGCGGGCGGCAGCGAGAACGGCTGGCAGAAGTCGAAGGACGGCGGCGCGTTCATCGTCGGCGAGCCGCATTCGGCGTCGTTCTGGTATCCCGTCAACGAAACCCCGCGCGACAAGGCGATGTTCAACCTCACCGCCCGGGTGCCGGACGGCTGGACCGTCATCTCGAACGGCCGCGAGATCCAGAAGACCTCGGCGAACGGCTGGTCCACGACGTCCTGGCAGGAGCGCACGCCCGTGGCGGCCTACCTGACCACGGTGGCGATCGACAAGTTCACCGTCGACCGGATGTCGCTCCCGGACGGGACGCCGCTGGTCAACGCGTACGCGCCGGGCGCGGAGGACCGGCGCGACACCGGCAGGCGGCTGCCGGAGATCATCGGCTTCCTGACCTCGAAGTTCGGGCCGTACCCGGTGGACGCGGCGGGCGGGATCTACCTCGACGAGGACATCCACTTCTCGCTGGAGACCCAGACCAGGCCGACTTACGCGAAATGGGCCGACCTGATCACCGTGGTGCACGAAACCGCACACCAGTGGTTCGGCGATTCGGTGACGCTGAATTCGTGGTCCGACATCTGCCTGAACGAATGTCTCGCGTCGTACGCGCAATGGCTGTGGCAGGAATCGCGGGACGGCCAGAACCTCGACGACCGCTATCGCGCCGCCCTCGAGATCATGCGGGGCAGCCCGGATTTCTGGACGCCGAAACTGGTCGGCATGGGGGCGGGAAAGGAATTCCACGGCGTCTACGACAAGGGGATCCTCGCCATCCACGCGCTGCGGCGCAAGATCGGCGAAGGCGCGTTCGCGCGGCTGCTGAAGGAATGGCCGGCGGCGTACCGGAACGCCAACGCGTCCTGGGCGGACTTCGAGGCGTTCACGATCAAGCTCTCGGAGCAGGATCTGCGGCCGTTCTTCGACGCCTGGTTCCACGGCACGGTGATCCCGCCGGACGCCGAACTGCTGCCGGGCACCCTGCGGGGCTAG
- a CDS encoding FAD-dependent monooxygenase: protein MADTKILISGASVAGPALAFWLTRYGFDVTIVERAPSPRPGGQAVDLRGTAREVARRMGLDDRIRAACTDTVGETHVDRKNRTKATLRADDFGGDGVLAEIEILRGDLTEVLYEATREQTEYVFGDRITALDERADGVDVTFASGTRRTFDVVIGADGLHSGVRALAFGEESRFVRHLGSYLAFFTVPNRLGLRNWAIGFDDVGRSAGIRAIRDGGEAMAYFGFASEKVDYDHRDIEAQKALVRGFAAGMEWEAPWLLERLDDAPDFYFDSCAQVVMESWSRGRIGLLGDAAFCPSPLSGQGTSLAFVGAYVLAGELAADLDTGLKRYESVMREFVENTQAMGRANAETIFAKSRTALRMRYLMMRAMRLKPVAALASRKMRDVVNGIDLPDYRH, encoded by the coding sequence ATGGCCGACACGAAGATCCTCATCTCCGGCGCGAGCGTCGCGGGCCCCGCGCTGGCGTTCTGGCTGACGCGGTACGGATTCGACGTGACCATCGTGGAGCGCGCGCCTTCGCCGCGCCCCGGCGGTCAGGCCGTCGACCTGCGCGGAACGGCCAGGGAGGTCGCCCGCCGCATGGGCCTGGACGACCGCATCCGCGCGGCGTGCACGGACACCGTTGGCGAGACGCACGTCGACCGGAAGAACCGGACGAAGGCCACCCTCCGCGCCGACGACTTCGGCGGCGACGGGGTCCTCGCCGAGATCGAGATCCTCCGCGGCGACCTGACCGAGGTGCTGTACGAGGCGACCAGGGAGCAGACGGAATACGTCTTCGGCGACCGGATCACCGCGCTGGACGAGCGGGCCGACGGCGTCGATGTCACCTTCGCCAGTGGTACGCGGAGGACGTTCGACGTGGTCATCGGGGCGGACGGGCTGCACTCCGGAGTGCGGGCGCTGGCCTTCGGCGAAGAGTCCCGGTTCGTCCGGCATCTGGGCTCGTACCTGGCGTTCTTCACCGTGCCGAACCGGCTGGGCCTGCGGAACTGGGCGATCGGCTTCGACGACGTCGGCCGGTCCGCCGGGATCCGCGCGATTCGCGACGGTGGCGAGGCGATGGCCTACTTCGGGTTCGCCTCGGAGAAGGTCGACTACGACCACCGCGACATCGAGGCGCAGAAGGCGCTGGTCCGCGGGTTCGCCGCCGGGATGGAATGGGAGGCGCCCTGGCTGCTGGAACGGCTGGACGACGCCCCCGACTTCTACTTCGACTCGTGCGCCCAGGTGGTCATGGAATCGTGGTCGCGCGGCCGGATCGGGCTGCTGGGCGACGCCGCGTTCTGCCCGTCGCCGCTCTCCGGACAGGGCACGAGCCTGGCGTTCGTCGGCGCGTACGTCCTCGCCGGGGAACTCGCCGCCGACCTCGACACCGGCCTCAAGCGGTACGAGTCGGTGATGCGCGAGTTCGTCGAGAACACGCAGGCGATGGGGCGGGCCAACGCCGAGACGATCTTCGCGAAGTCGCGGACGGCCCTGCGGATGAGGTACCTGATGATGCGGGCGATGCGGCTCAAACCGGTCGCCGCGCTGGCGTCACGGAAGATGCGGGACGTGGTGAACGGGATCGACCTGCCCGACTACCGCCACTAG
- a CDS encoding antibiotic biosynthesis monooxygenase family protein produces MAVVKINAIEVPEGAGPELEKRFAARLHAVDNQPGFLGFELLRPVSGESRYFVYTKWESEEAYQAWASGPAREAHAGERAKPVSSGANLLEFEVVQASKPGE; encoded by the coding sequence ATGGCTGTCGTGAAGATCAACGCGATCGAGGTCCCCGAGGGCGCAGGCCCCGAGCTGGAGAAGCGGTTCGCCGCACGGCTGCACGCCGTCGACAACCAGCCCGGCTTCCTCGGCTTCGAACTGCTCCGCCCGGTCTCCGGCGAAAGCCGCTACTTCGTCTACACGAAGTGGGAGTCCGAAGAGGCGTACCAGGCGTGGGCGTCCGGCCCGGCGCGTGAGGCGCACGCGGGCGAACGCGCGAAGCCGGTCTCCAGCGGGGCGAACCTGCTGGAATTCGAGGTCGTCCAGGCTTCGAAGCCGGGTGAGTGA